One Hordeum vulgare subsp. vulgare chromosome 4H, MorexV3_pseudomolecules_assembly, whole genome shotgun sequence DNA window includes the following coding sequences:
- the LOC123447843 gene encoding uncharacterized protein LOC123447843 has translation MAAITTTTASSSFLHRRISSSPATTTTPRSHLVPFHARNRCHPRLTCRATDVSGAEPSAPPETGRGSSWVPVVPLAALPRGERRVIVQDGEEILLLWYKDDVFAIENRSPAEGAYTEGLLNAKLTQDGCIVCPSTDSTFDLRTGEIKEWYPKNPVLRALTPVLRNLFVYPAKTDGENIYISIRGASSSGGSAEILFSGKAQPGSTASDVNIEEVRMVVDEGVGGFGFTAYNELVNGKAAIIGFLLLIDFELLTGKGLLKGTGLLDFIYAISRAFSS, from the exons ATGGCGGCCATTACCACCACAaccgcgtcctcctcgttcctCCACCGCCGTATCTCCTCGTCACCAGCAACAACCACCACCCCGCGTAGCCACCTAGTTCCCTTCCACGCGCGCAACCGGTGCCACCCCAGGCTCACCTGCCGCGCCACCGATGTGTCCGGGGCCGAGCCCTCGGCGCCACCGGAGACCGGACGGGGCAGCAGCTGGGTACCTGTGGTGCCGCTGGCGGCACTCCCGCGGGGAGAGCGCCGTGTGATCGTACAGGACGGGGAGGAGATCCTGCTTCTCTGGTACAAGGATGACGTCTTCGCCATCGAGAACCGCTCCCCGGCCGAGGGCGCGTACACCGAGGGTCTCCTCAACGCCAAGCTCACGCAG GATGGCTGCATTGTTTGCCCATCAACAGATAGTACCTTTGATCTTCGCACTGGGGAAATAAAAGAGTGGTATCCGAAAAACCCTGTTTTAAGGGCTTTGACACCTGTATTGAGAAATCTATTCGTGTACCCTGCAAAAACGGATGGAGAAAATATATACATCAGCATTAGGGGCGCTTCTAGCTCTGGTGGATCAGCTGAGATTCTGTTTAGTGGGAAAGCTCAACCAGGGAGTACTGCATCTGATGTCAACATCGAAGAG GTGAGAATGGTGGTCGATGAAGGTGTAGGTGGTTTTGGTTTCACTGCTTACAATGAACTGGTCAACGGGAAAGCTGCCATAATTGGCTTTCTATTGTTGATAGATTTTGAACTTTTAACTGGTAAAGGTCTTCTCAAGGGGACTGGTTTATTGGACTTCATCTATGCAATTTCAAGAGCTTTCAGCTCGTAA